In Rhodococcus sp. OK302, one genomic interval encodes:
- a CDS encoding SRPBCC family protein, with the protein MAVSGVKEFEIKADPATVMAAVAAVDRLPEWSSAHKKITIESTHDDGRPHRVRMSVSVLGINDEQVVDYTFDGDEKVTWTLVESGQQNQQDGSYVLTPTDGGTKISFELTIDPKIPLPGFLVKKAQKVALETASKGLTKFVESF; encoded by the coding sequence ATGGCCGTTTCGGGCGTCAAGGAATTCGAGATCAAGGCCGACCCGGCCACCGTCATGGCAGCCGTTGCTGCCGTAGACCGGTTGCCTGAATGGTCGTCGGCGCACAAGAAGATCACCATTGAGAGCACCCACGACGACGGCCGGCCCCACCGCGTCCGGATGTCCGTATCGGTTCTCGGCATCAACGACGAGCAGGTTGTCGACTACACCTTCGACGGCGACGAGAAGGTGACGTGGACTCTGGTCGAGAGCGGTCAACAGAACCAGCAGGACGGCTCGTACGTCCTCACCCCCACCGACGGCGGAACGAAGATCAGCTTCGAGCTGACCATCGACCCCAAGATCCCGTTGCCCGGTTTCCTGGTCAAGAAGGCACAGAAGGTGGCTCTCGAGACTGCCAGCAAGGGCTTGACCAAGTTCGTCGAAAGCTTCTGA
- the thyX gene encoding FAD-dependent thymidylate synthase, protein MPHTVSLKVQMVAKSEFFPPDDIDWETDAEGGEALAEFAGRACYQSWSKPNPRTATNAGYIRHLLEVGHSSVLEHATVSFYITGISRSCTHELIRHRHFSYSQLSQRFVRENDANVVVPPAIEGDPKLEALFLAATDESRRAYGELLAALEDKLQSVPGAPERGKQARQAARSVLPNATETRLVVSGNYRAWRHFVDMRATEHADVEIRRVAIECLRQLQTIAPNVFGDYEILGKSDGSEIAVSAFAAE, encoded by the coding sequence GTGCCGCACACTGTGTCACTGAAAGTGCAGATGGTGGCGAAGTCCGAATTCTTCCCGCCCGATGACATCGACTGGGAAACAGACGCCGAAGGCGGTGAGGCGCTCGCAGAATTCGCCGGCCGAGCGTGCTACCAAAGTTGGTCCAAACCCAATCCGCGTACCGCCACCAACGCCGGATACATCAGGCACCTACTCGAAGTCGGCCACTCGTCCGTCCTCGAACACGCAACCGTCAGTTTCTACATCACCGGCATCTCGCGATCCTGCACCCATGAGCTGATTCGTCACCGCCACTTCTCGTACTCGCAACTTTCCCAGCGGTTCGTCCGCGAGAACGATGCCAACGTCGTCGTACCGCCGGCAATCGAAGGTGACCCGAAACTCGAAGCGCTCTTCCTCGCGGCGACTGACGAGAGTCGCCGTGCCTACGGCGAACTTCTTGCGGCGTTGGAAGACAAACTGCAATCTGTTCCGGGTGCGCCGGAGCGCGGCAAGCAGGCGCGGCAAGCTGCGCGCTCGGTTCTGCCCAACGCCACCGAAACACGTCTGGTCGTCAGCGGAAACTACCGGGCCTGGCGCCACTTCGTGGATATGCGCGCGACCGAGCACGCCGACGTCGAGATTCGTCGCGTCGCAATCGAGTGCTTACGGCAACTTCAGACCATTGCGCCAAATGTGTTCGGAGACTATGAGATTCTCGGAAAATCGGACGGATCCGAGATCGCTGTCAGTGCATTTGCAGCCGAGTGA
- the dapA gene encoding 4-hydroxy-tetrahydrodipicolinate synthase → MTYGDSASLVERPFGTISVAMVTPFTADGKLDVDSGVRLAAHLVDNGCDSLVLAGTTGESPTTTESEKLDLLRAVIEAVGDRAKIIAGAGSNDTAHSVELARDAARVGAHGLLVVTPYYSRPPQAGLFAHFTAVADATDLPVMLYDIPPRSVVAIETDTIRRLAEHPRIKAVKDAKGDLNAGAELIGTTELQFFSGDDPLNLPWLAVGATGFVSVIGHLVPGRLRELHTAFVTGDIARAREINLSLIPVIRSVARLGGVSASKAGLRLIGIDVGEPRLPQVAPTKEQIDGLAADLHAAGVL, encoded by the coding sequence ATGACCTACGGTGATTCCGCTTCTCTCGTCGAGCGTCCGTTCGGCACCATTTCCGTTGCGATGGTGACCCCGTTCACTGCCGACGGGAAGTTGGACGTCGACTCCGGAGTGCGCCTCGCAGCGCATCTCGTCGATAACGGCTGCGACAGCCTCGTACTGGCCGGCACGACCGGTGAGTCTCCGACCACCACCGAATCGGAGAAGCTCGACCTGCTCCGCGCGGTGATCGAAGCCGTCGGCGACCGCGCCAAGATCATTGCCGGGGCCGGCAGTAACGACACCGCCCACAGCGTCGAACTGGCGCGAGACGCAGCCCGCGTCGGCGCCCACGGACTGCTTGTTGTCACTCCCTACTACTCGCGCCCCCCGCAGGCCGGACTCTTCGCGCACTTCACCGCCGTTGCCGACGCCACCGACCTGCCCGTGATGCTCTACGACATTCCGCCCCGCTCCGTTGTCGCCATCGAGACGGACACCATCCGTCGCCTTGCCGAGCATCCCCGCATCAAGGCCGTCAAAGACGCCAAGGGTGATCTGAACGCGGGCGCAGAATTGATCGGCACCACCGAACTTCAGTTCTTCTCCGGCGACGACCCGCTGAACCTCCCGTGGCTCGCGGTCGGCGCTACCGGCTTTGTCAGCGTCATCGGACACCTGGTTCCGGGTCGCCTGCGTGAGCTTCACACCGCGTTTGTCACCGGCGACATCGCCCGTGCACGCGAAATAAACCTCAGTTTGATCCCTGTGATCCGTTCCGTCGCCCGTTTGGGTGGCGTCAGCGCTTCGAAGGCGGGTCTGCGACTCATCGGTATCGATGTCGGAGAACCGCGCCTTCCGCAGGTTGCACCCACTAAAGAGCAGATCGACGGCTTGGCCGCCGATCTGCATGCGGCAGGAGTTCTGTAA
- a CDS encoding toxin-antitoxin system HicB family antitoxin, with the protein MDISEYTAKLHDDLVTAAELGDDQTRRIAASLAAAIEPSIRLVLLAAATELAKEISAEVENRDVRVRLDGNEILVDVQKAEQDNSAADDGKDSTYSFDDVSGDISRVTLRMMEQIKARAEEAANQNGVSLNSWVSQAVQGALRDQMRKNGMDY; encoded by the coding sequence ATGGATATTTCGGAGTACACCGCGAAGCTGCATGACGACCTCGTCACGGCAGCAGAACTGGGCGATGATCAGACTCGCCGAATCGCGGCGTCTCTCGCCGCCGCCATCGAACCGTCGATTCGTTTGGTCCTGCTGGCAGCGGCCACCGAACTTGCCAAGGAAATCAGCGCCGAGGTCGAGAACCGGGACGTCAGAGTCCGTCTCGACGGCAACGAGATACTCGTCGACGTCCAGAAGGCCGAACAAGACAACTCGGCCGCCGACGACGGCAAAGACAGCACGTATTCCTTCGACGACGTCAGCGGTGACATCAGTCGGGTGACACTGCGCATGATGGAACAGATCAAGGCCCGAGCTGAGGAAGCCGCAAATCAGAACGGCGTTTCCCTGAACTCCTGGGTGTCGCAAGCCGTCCAGGGAGCACTGCGCGATCAGATGCGTAAGAACGGTATGGACTACTGA
- a CDS encoding Rv3143 family two-component system response regulator has protein sequence MSAATAQPRITPTVRVLVFSDDAHTREQVRLALGERPHPDLPPIDYIEVATAPVVIDKLDRGGIDLAILDGEASPAGGMGVAKQLKDEITDCPPIVILTGRPDDAWLASWSRAEAAVPQPIDPLQLASTVIGLLRTRLGL, from the coding sequence GTGTCCGCAGCGACAGCACAGCCCCGCATCACGCCCACTGTGCGTGTACTCGTCTTCAGCGACGACGCCCACACCCGCGAACAGGTGCGCCTCGCACTCGGCGAGCGTCCTCATCCCGACCTCCCACCGATCGATTACATCGAGGTGGCGACAGCTCCGGTGGTGATCGACAAACTCGACCGCGGTGGCATCGACCTTGCGATCCTCGACGGCGAGGCAAGTCCGGCCGGGGGTATGGGCGTCGCGAAACAGCTCAAGGACGAAATCACGGACTGCCCGCCGATCGTGATTCTGACCGGTCGACCCGACGACGCGTGGCTGGCATCGTGGTCGCGCGCCGAGGCTGCGGTTCCGCAGCCCATCGATCCCCTGCAGTTGGCGTCGACGGTTATCGGCTTACTTCGGACTCGACTCGGCCTGTAG
- a CDS encoding ribonuclease J, whose product MTRPPRRRSASRQAGPPSAPAPETAAPKTAAPAPATPVEAPVAAAAPKNAVAQKSAPPKAASQKAPAQKAAAQKDAPQKAARKSPSGNRPAAKSGGSRSGNRRPENRPSVDPTARLGMPPKAPAGGLRVVALGGIGEIGRNMTVFEHQGKLLIVDCGVLFPEDQQPGVDLILPDFRYIEDRMDDVEAVILTHGHEDHIGALPFLLRLRSDIPVIGAKFTLALVAAKCREHRLRPNLIEVIEGTSTNHGPFECEYFAVNHSIPDALAIAIRTDAGVVLHTGDIKLDQLPLDGRLTDLAGFSRLGDEGVDLFLVDSTNAEVPGFVTPEREIGGVLDTVIGKAKQRVIVASFASHVHRIQQVVDVAARYNRRIVFVGRSMVRNMQIAQDLGYLTVPDGLVVDIDTAASLPDDRLVLISTGSQGEPLAALSRMARGEHRQINIRANDLVVLASSLIPGNENSVFAVVNGLAKRGATVVTQQSAKVHVSGHASAGELLYLYNAVRPTNAMPVHGEWRHLRANAALAKATGVPEERIILAEDGVVVDMVDGLAEIVGRVPVGHVYVDGLSVGDVGEPTLSDRLVLGEGGFIAITIVINESTGRAVSTPEVSGRGFSDDPTALKDAAQLVESDLTRLAGEGIIDAHRIAQSVRRVVGRWVADKYRRRPMIIPTVIAVP is encoded by the coding sequence ATGACCCGTCCCCCCCGACGTCGTAGCGCCAGTCGCCAAGCCGGACCGCCTTCGGCACCGGCTCCTGAAACGGCAGCCCCCAAAACTGCAGCCCCGGCACCGGCCACCCCGGTGGAAGCTCCGGTAGCTGCAGCGGCTCCGAAAAATGCTGTGGCCCAGAAGAGTGCGCCCCCGAAGGCTGCTTCTCAAAAGGCCCCAGCCCAAAAGGCCGCAGCCCAGAAAGACGCGCCCCAGAAGGCTGCGCGCAAGTCCCCGTCGGGCAATCGCCCCGCGGCAAAGTCCGGTGGCTCACGCTCCGGCAACCGGCGCCCCGAGAACCGCCCGTCGGTAGATCCGACCGCGCGATTGGGTATGCCGCCCAAGGCTCCGGCCGGCGGACTTCGTGTTGTCGCGCTCGGTGGAATCGGCGAAATCGGTCGAAACATGACCGTGTTCGAGCACCAGGGCAAATTGCTGATCGTCGACTGCGGAGTCCTGTTCCCTGAGGACCAGCAGCCTGGCGTCGACCTGATCCTGCCGGACTTCCGCTACATCGAAGACCGCATGGACGACGTCGAAGCCGTCATCCTGACGCACGGGCACGAGGACCACATCGGCGCTCTGCCGTTCCTCCTGCGCCTGCGCTCGGACATCCCCGTCATCGGCGCCAAGTTCACACTGGCACTGGTAGCGGCCAAGTGCCGCGAGCACCGACTGCGCCCCAACCTCATCGAGGTTATCGAAGGCACATCCACAAACCATGGACCGTTCGAGTGCGAGTACTTCGCAGTCAACCACTCCATCCCGGATGCTCTGGCCATCGCGATTCGTACCGACGCCGGCGTTGTTCTGCACACCGGCGACATCAAGCTCGATCAGCTTCCGCTGGACGGTCGACTGACCGACCTCGCCGGCTTCTCCCGTCTCGGTGACGAGGGCGTCGACCTGTTCCTCGTCGACTCCACCAACGCCGAGGTTCCGGGATTCGTTACGCCGGAACGCGAGATCGGTGGCGTTCTCGACACCGTCATCGGCAAGGCGAAGCAGCGTGTCATCGTCGCGTCGTTCGCGAGCCACGTGCACCGTATCCAGCAGGTCGTCGACGTAGCAGCGCGCTACAACCGTCGCATCGTCTTCGTCGGTCGCTCGATGGTCCGCAACATGCAGATCGCCCAGGATCTCGGGTACCTCACGGTGCCCGACGGCCTGGTCGTCGACATCGATACCGCCGCTAGCCTTCCCGACGACCGCCTGGTGCTCATCTCCACCGGATCCCAGGGCGAGCCGCTGGCAGCACTTTCGCGGATGGCACGCGGCGAGCACCGCCAGATCAACATCCGCGCAAACGACCTCGTCGTTCTCGCGTCGTCGTTGATCCCCGGCAACGAAAACTCGGTCTTCGCGGTGGTCAACGGTCTGGCCAAGCGCGGCGCCACTGTCGTCACCCAGCAGAGCGCCAAGGTTCACGTTTCGGGTCACGCTTCCGCTGGTGAACTGCTGTACCTGTACAACGCAGTTCGGCCCACCAACGCCATGCCCGTGCACGGAGAATGGCGTCACCTGCGCGCCAACGCGGCACTCGCCAAGGCAACCGGTGTTCCCGAAGAACGCATCATCCTCGCCGAGGACGGCGTTGTCGTCGATATGGTCGACGGTCTCGCCGAGATCGTCGGACGCGTTCCCGTCGGGCACGTCTACGTCGACGGTCTTTCCGTGGGCGATGTCGGAGAACCGACACTGTCCGATCGTCTCGTGCTCGGTGAAGGTGGCTTCATCGCCATCACCATCGTCATCAACGAATCGACCGGCCGCGCGGTCAGTACCCCGGAGGTATCGGGTCGAGGATTCTCCGACGACCCGACCGCACTCAAGGACGCTGCCCAGTTGGTGGAATCGGACCTCACACGTCTCGCCGGTGAAGGCATCATCGATGCGCATCGCATCGCACAGTCCGTGCGCCGCGTTGTCGGCCGTTGGGTTGCAGACAAGTACCGTCGTCGCCCGATGATCATTCCGACGGTTATCGCGGTTCCTTAA